One genomic window of Thermoanaerobacterales bacterium includes the following:
- a CDS encoding DNA-binding protein, translating to MLMREAKSGRILIGRLAKGADLLPALTGICVREGITHGEVWAIGALARARVAYYDQTARRYKTLDIPEPCEIVSLVGNISLKDGEPFVHAHLAVGDEKGHVFGGHLVEGCEVFAAEYVIREYLVAAHLERTYDEPTGLALWKSEAGCQRSEQR from the coding sequence ATGTTGATGCGAGAGGCAAAATCCGGGCGGATCCTCATCGGACGGCTGGCCAAGGGAGCCGACCTCCTGCCCGCCCTGACCGGGATCTGCGTACGGGAGGGTATCACCCACGGTGAGGTGTGGGCCATCGGTGCACTCGCCCGGGCGCGGGTGGCTTATTATGACCAGACCGCCCGCCGGTACAAAACGCTCGACATCCCGGAGCCCTGCGAGATCGTCTCCCTGGTGGGGAACATTTCCCTTAAGGACGGAGAGCCCTTCGTGCACGCCCACCTGGCGGTGGGCGACGAGAAGGGTCACGTGTTCGGCGGTCACCTGGTCGAGGGCTGCGAGGTCTTCGCCGCGGAGTACGTCATCCGGGAGTACCTGGTGGCCGCACACCTGGAGCGCACCTACGACGAGCCGACGGGCCTGGCTCTGTGGAAGTCGGAGGCGGGATGTCAGAGGTCGGAACAGAGGTAG
- a CDS encoding FapA family protein, with protein MPQGMVWVKEGQIFVSDPTEGDLPAMLLPGDGLAVFVNGHRVEGAVEVRAADKITVTPVEDVEPGHCTVMIDDNGLVARVDIKPETRRTYTIPDQPPAPELRLAGEPQVTPFYSITHEDLMRILGEHGVTTGIQEENIRRILAQPRAGLYVVAEGRPPKPPVDERVEILFKEGEKGRPLVRADDSVDFYELQSFPSIRQGERLAVKHPAVPGEDGVKVTGEVLQVPEPKAMILQAGPGAEIINEGFAAVAAISGRPSWSRRGNVYRFEVARVLECNGDVSLETGNIRFVGDVKVTGSVQEGMVVQADGNIEIMGNVAEATVQARADVLIHGHVFSSNVRAGGEGAHLGKFLESLNELTEQVTGALVATRQLVAAGQGKLEPGRAFLVVMDQKFPRIPNLVRKLQKMEAETKAAKLSVPETLTATINELAQTFLNIHVATVDNIAVFISLLNNLRAATAEVEAVVGDRHSVTASSVASSVVEATGDIIVATQGAWNSTLHAGGDVKVAGQFRGGKINAKGEVWLSKAGSERGMSKAEISLGTGGKLRIDAAYPVIIVRIGNRATTIEKPLRNVKASLDEREGIIDLVGLSL; from the coding sequence TTGCCGCAGGGAATGGTCTGGGTTAAAGAGGGGCAGATCTTCGTTTCCGATCCGACAGAGGGTGACCTCCCGGCCATGCTTTTACCCGGCGACGGCCTGGCGGTTTTCGTCAACGGCCACCGGGTTGAGGGGGCGGTTGAAGTCCGCGCCGCCGATAAAATAACCGTCACCCCTGTTGAGGACGTGGAACCGGGACATTGCACGGTGATGATTGATGATAACGGCCTTGTGGCCAGGGTAGACATTAAACCGGAAACCCGCAGGACTTACACCATCCCCGATCAGCCGCCGGCTCCGGAACTGAGGCTGGCGGGTGAACCCCAGGTAACTCCCTTTTACTCCATTACGCACGAAGATCTAATGAGGATCCTGGGGGAGCACGGGGTGACCACCGGTATACAGGAGGAAAACATCCGCCGGATCCTCGCCCAGCCCCGGGCGGGCCTCTACGTCGTGGCCGAGGGACGGCCCCCGAAGCCGCCGGTGGACGAGCGGGTCGAGATCCTTTTTAAAGAAGGCGAAAAGGGCAGGCCGCTCGTCCGGGCCGACGACAGCGTGGACTTTTATGAACTCCAGAGCTTCCCCTCGATCAGGCAGGGGGAGCGCCTGGCGGTCAAGCATCCCGCCGTTCCCGGGGAAGACGGCGTCAAGGTGACCGGGGAGGTCCTCCAGGTTCCCGAACCGAAGGCCATGATTCTGCAGGCCGGCCCCGGGGCGGAGATCATTAACGAAGGCTTCGCGGCCGTGGCCGCCATCAGCGGCCGTCCCAGCTGGTCCAGGCGGGGCAACGTGTACCGCTTCGAAGTGGCCCGCGTCCTGGAGTGCAACGGCGACGTCTCCCTGGAAACGGGGAATATACGCTTCGTGGGGGATGTCAAGGTTACGGGTTCGGTCCAGGAGGGGATGGTGGTCCAGGCCGACGGCAACATCGAAATAATGGGCAACGTCGCCGAGGCCACGGTGCAGGCGCGCGCGGACGTCCTGATTCACGGTCACGTTTTTTCCAGCAATGTCCGCGCCGGGGGCGAGGGCGCGCACCTGGGTAAGTTCCTGGAGAGCCTGAACGAGCTGACGGAACAGGTTACCGGGGCGCTCGTGGCCACCCGGCAGCTCGTGGCCGCCGGACAGGGGAAGCTGGAACCGGGACGCGCTTTCCTGGTGGTGATGGACCAGAAGTTCCCCCGTATCCCGAACCTGGTCCGAAAACTCCAGAAGATGGAGGCCGAGACCAAAGCGGCCAAGCTGTCTGTCCCCGAAACCCTCACGGCAACCATTAATGAACTGGCGCAGACCTTCTTAAACATCCATGTCGCGACGGTGGACAACATAGCCGTTTTCATCAGCCTGCTGAACAATCTGCGCGCGGCCACGGCGGAAGTGGAGGCCGTGGTGGGTGACCGGCACAGCGTCACCGCCTCCTCCGTGGCTTCCAGCGTCGTGGAAGCGACCGGCGATATCATTGTCGCCACCCAGGGCGCCTGGAACTCGACCCTGCACGCCGGGGGCGACGTCAAGGTCGCCGGGCAGTTCCGCGGCGGGAAAATCAACGCCAAGGGAGAGGTCTGGCTGAGCAAGGCCGGGTCCGAACGGGGCATGTCGAAGGCCGAAATCAGCCTGGGTACGGGCGGCAAGCTGCGCATCGACGCCGCCTACCCGGTCATCATCGTGCGCATCGGCAACCGGGCGACCACCATCGAGAAGCCTCTGCGGAACGTGAAGGCGAGTCTGGACGAAAGGGAAGGGATTATCGACCTCGTGGGGCTTTCCTTGTAG